In the genome of Podarcis raffonei isolate rPodRaf1 chromosome 17, rPodRaf1.pri, whole genome shotgun sequence, one region contains:
- the LOC128405360 gene encoding olfactory receptor 5C1-like, whose protein sequence is MAHHNGTVVTEFVLLGFTSQRDLQLLLFSFFLPIYLLGLAGNLFLAILIRAEQSLHSPMYYFLSHLALMDLCSCCTVAPKLLLGLLKGHDTILLPACALQMFFFAAASDAECCLLAAMAYDRYAAICRPLHYGAAMPQRLCRLLVAVSCTAGVTSGAIHSGMAFCLPFCNANTLDHFFCDIPPVLALACANTDLNQLLLYVVCGTIQSSTLAAILTSYGMILCSVGRAGSRRAISTCGSHLTAVGVLYGTLIFMYLRPGGTYAPQTDKMASVFYTVVIPALNPGIYSLRNSEVKRAARRRLGKWGRWTWCS, encoded by the coding sequence ATGGCTCATCACAATGGCACTGTGGTGACAGAGTTTGTCCTCCTGGGCTTCACTTCCCAGCGTGACCTTCAGCTCCTTCTCTTCAGCTTCTTCCTGCCCATCTATCTCCTTGGCCTGGCCGGGAACCTGTTTCTGGCCATCCTCATCAGGGCTGAGCAATCCTTGCACTCTCCCATGTACTATTTCCTGAGCCACCTGGCCCTGATGGACCTGTGCTCCTGCTGCACCGTGGCCCCCAAGTTGCTCCTGGGCCTTCTGAAAGGACACGacaccatcctcctccctgcctgtgccctccagatgttcttcttCGCAGCTGCTTCTGATGCTGAGTGTTGCCTCTTGGCTGCTATGGCTTATGATCGTTATGCAGCCATCTGCCGCCCTCTGCACTATGGAGCAGCCATGCCACAGCGCCTTTGTCGCCTCCTGGTGGCAGTGTCCTGCACAGCTGGTGTGACCTCTGGAGCCATCCACTCCGGCATGGCATTCTGCCTGCCCTTCTGCAATGCTAATACTTTGGACCACTTCTTTTGTGACATCCCTCCAGTGCTGGCTTTGGCCTGTGCAAATACAGACCTCAACCAGCTGCTGCTTTATGTGGTCTGTGGAACCATCCAGAGCAGCACTCTTGCAGCCATCCTCACTTCCTATGGCATGATCCTCTGCAGTGTGGGGCGAGCAGGGTCAAGGAGAGCCATATCCACCTGTGGGTCCCATCTGACGGCTGTGGGGGTGCTGTATGGAACTCTTATTTTCATGTACCTACGGCCTGGTGGCACGTATGCGCCACAGACCGACAAGATGGCGTCTGTCTTTTACACAGTGGTGATCCCTGCCCTCAATCCTGGCATCTACAGTCTCCGTAATAGTGAGGTCAAGCGGGCTGCCAGGAGGAGGCTAGGCAAATGGGGCCGCTGGACTTGGTGTTCTTGA
- the LOC128405099 gene encoding LOW QUALITY PROTEIN: olfactory receptor 1F1-like (The sequence of the model RefSeq protein was modified relative to this genomic sequence to represent the inferred CDS: deleted 1 base in 1 codon), translating into MKKDNKTTASEFILLGISSQQDWNGLLFALLLIMYITTMTGNLTTVLAISLDDHLLHIPMYFFLSNLSLADIYFTTTIVPKMLAGTFCRVRKISHGGCFTQMHFFLAFGTINNFLLASMALDRYVAICRPLHYATVMSSRVCLLLVAVSWLVSHLHALLHTFLMSSLSFCASNWVLHFFCDIFPLLKISCSNTDLNVLLVHTEGAVVVSGVLLFIALSYACILIAVLKIPSAEGKWKAFSTCGSHLAVVTLWWGTVIWVYFQPSSSFSAEKDTLAAIMYTVVTPMLNPFIYTLRNDKMKEALRKLCGSKVT; encoded by the exons ATGAAGAAAGACAACAAGACCACTGCTTCTGAATTCATCCTCCTTGGCATCTCAAGCCAGCAGGACTGGAATGGACTATTATTTGCCCTCTTATTGATCATGTACATAACCACAATGACTGGAAATCTTACCACTGTCTTGGCTATAAGCCTGGATGACCATCTCCTCCATatccccatgtacttcttcctcagcAACCTCTCACTGGCAGACATCTATTTCACAACCACCATTGTGCCCAAGATGTTGGCTGGCACATTCTGCAGAGTGAGGAAGATCTCACATGGTGGGTGCTTCACGCAGATGCACTTTTTCCTTGCTTTTGGAACGATCAACAACTTTCTCTTGGCATCCATGGCATTGGACCGCTATGTGGCCATCTGCCGGCCTCTGCATTATGCCACAGTCATGAGCAGCCGGGTCTGCCTGCTCCTCGTAGCTGTCTCTTGGCTGGTCTCTCACCTCCATGCTCTCTTGCACACCTTCCTGATGTCCAGCCTCTCCTTCTGTGCCTCCAATTGGGTGCTTCACTTCTTCTGTGACATCTTCCCGTTGCTCAAGATCTCTTGTTCTAACACAGACTTGAACGTCCTGCTAGTTCACACAGAAGGTGCTGTGGTGGTCAGTGGAGTTCTGTTGTTCATTGCCCTCTCCTATGCATGCATCCTGATAGCTGTGTTGAAAATTCCATCAGCTGAAGGAAAGTGGAAAgccttctccacctgtgggtcccacCTGGCTGTGGTGACCCTGTGGTGG GGCACTGTCATCTGGGTCTACTTCCAGCCCTCATCCAGCTTCTCAGCCGAGAAGGACACACTGGCTGCCATCATGTATACAGTGGTTACACCCATGCTGAATCCCTTCATCTACACTCTGAGAAATGACAAGATGAAGGAAGCCCTGAGAAAGCTTTGTGGAAGCAAAGTTACCTAA
- the LOC128405098 gene encoding olfactory receptor 1361-like: MEIDNRTTVSEFILLGITSQQDWNMLFFTTFLIIYIITVLGNLTIVLAIRLDSHLLHTPMYFFLSNLSFVDICFTTTIVPKMLANTVSGVRKISSGGCLAQMYFFIAFGISDSFLLASMALDRYVAICRPLHYATVMSNRTCLLMVAASWLTSHLHALLHTLLTSHLSFCASNQVPHFFCDVFPLLKISCSNTYLNTLIVHTEGALIVNGALAFIVLSYTRILMAVLRVPSKEGKWKAFSTCGSHLAVVTLFYGTVIWVYFQPSSSFSAEKDTLAAIMYTVVTPMLNPFIYTLRNDKMKEALRKLFGSKVN; this comes from the coding sequence ATGGAGATAGACAACAGGACCACTGTCTCTGAATTCATCCTCCTAGGCATCACGAGCCAGCAAGACTGGAACATGTTGTTCTTCACTACCTTCTTGATTATATACATCATCACAGTGCTGGGAAATCTGACTATTGTACTGGCCATAAGGTTGGATAGCCACCTCCTCCAtactcccatgtacttcttcctcagcAACCTCTCCTTTGTGGACATCTGCTTCACAACAACCATCGTGCCCAAGATGTTGGCCAATACAGTCTCAGGAGTGAGGAAGATCTCCTCTGGTGGGTGCCTGGCACAGATGTACTTCTTCATTGCTTTTGGCATCAGTGACAGCTTTCTCTTGGCATCCATGGCACTGGACCGCTATGTGGCCATCTGCCGGCCTCTGCATTATGCCACAGTGATGAGCAACAGGACCTGCCTACTAATGGTGGCTGCCTCCTGGCTGACCTCTCACCTCCATGCTCTCCTGCACACCCTTCTAACATCCCACCTCTCTTTCTGTGCCTCCAATCAAGTGCCTCACTTCTTTTGTGATGTCTTCCCATTGCTCAAGATCTCTTGCTCAAACACCTATCTGAACACTCTGATAGTGCACACAGAAGGAGCTCTGATTGTTAATGGAGCTCTAGCATTCATTGTCCTGTCATATACACGCATCCTGATGGCTGTGTTGAGGGTTCCATCTAAGGAGGGAAAGTGGAAGGCTTTCTCTACCTGTGGGTCCCACCTGGCTGTGGTGACCCTATTTTATGGCACTGTCATCTGGGTCTACTTCCAGCCCTCATCCAGCTTCTCAGCTGAGAAGGATACACTGGCTGCCATCATGTACACTGTGGTTACACCCATGCTGAACCCCTTCATCTACACTCTGAGAAATGACAAGATGAAGGAAGCCCTGAGGAAGCTTTTTGGAAGCAAAGTCAACTAA